The window CAACATCGTACCAGATTAAAGTGAACATGAATCTATTCGAAACTGTAGCAGAAAAAACATCTGAGCTGGAGAAACTTAGAGAACAAGAAATATCGCTTAATGGATTTAGGGTTACTTGATTTTCTGAAATTAATTAGAGAAGTGTAGAGTAAGATTGTTGAACAAGAAAGGTCTTACCGCACTGGAGCTCTCTCGCTGCCTCTCAGATTGACTAGTAGCTTCAGCAGATTCGGTTCTAGGGTTTAATTAAGGTTTCTAAATATTCTTTGGATCCTAAGAATTCTCTTTACATTAATATACGTAATCTTTTTTCGCGCGAGATTGTTGGCTTGGAATACTTCAAGAATATACGTAatacattaatttttaaaataatattctttcgGTTTcgcaaaaataaatttaaataggtATAAATTGTATTGTTATtccaaaatgatattttttgtgTCACAATACAAAAATGAAACTCTttttaaaacagagaaaatatcaAATGTGTAGGAAAATCAAGAATGTTAAACTTGCTATTGGTGCAGAGATACTTaagagaagacaaaaaaaaatactgtgTAGTTATAGAATTCTCAAGCATCATCAATAACTAATGACCAAAACGTTCACAAAGACATCACATTAGAAGCTttaacaacaaaagaaaaaaaccaaatcaaaaatCCAAAATGTAGATCAGCTTGAAAATGCTACTCTCTGAGTCTGATCATTTAAGTAGGATTTGACACATGCTAGATGGCCTGCAGGGCAACGAAGGAGATCCCTCAACATGTAAAACCCTTCTTCTGTGATGTGAAATCCCCTTTTTTTTGCATTGGAGCATCTAATATCCAGAACAAGTTTTTTTAAGGACCAGTGAGTTCTCGACAAAGTACCTTGCTACTTCCATTTTAGCAGGCCCTCCGTTGAAACGTTTTATCTCTACATACTCTAGTGGTGATAGCAAACACCGAGGTATCGATGAAGATTTTATTTTCGCTGCTTTACCATCCGGATGATAAAAATCCGATGTTAAACAACATACCAAGataaaagaatataaaaaaaatcaaagtattTGAGTTGTGAAAGTCACTACTAGCACCAAGACGAGTGAGTTTAGATTTGGACAGCTCTCAAGAAGAGTTGGCAGCAATTCCAGACATGACCTATAAAAAGCTTCTTACTAATACTCCATTAGTCCATTTGTTCCGTATTAATGTTATTTTAGATTTGTGCaaatagattaagaaaatatttaattttgtatattttttatatgaaaatatcattACCCTTTCACTCTACCGGATCTCCCCCAGTACTACGCCACAGAAAGGAACGCATGCAGCCTCATCGGTCGCCTTCTCAACCCAGAATTTCAGAGGATGTCTCATCTGATCCTTGAATTACCAAGAAGATGGCAGAAGGCGAACACGGTCAGAGGTTTTGCCTTAACCAAAGAAAGGTTTCAATTCGTGTTCATGCATGAACACGATCTTAATGAAATCCTTGATAAAGGCATTCAGACTTTTGATGACTGGGGTCTTGCTATTGAGAGATGGGTTGAACGGCCGTCGTCTGGTTTTCTTCAATACGTCTCAATCTGGGTTCGGATCAGCAATATCCCTGTCAATCACTACACCAAAAAAGCTATCTCTGATCTTGGAGATCTTGTTGGTCATGTAGAAGAAGTTGCTTTTGATCCTGATAAACCCCAAAGACAGAGTTATGTGCGGGTTAAAATTCGTTTTCATGTCTCGAAGCCTTTAAAAAAGACAAGGATTATAAACCTTCCTGGTGGAGATCAAACCACGATCAACTATTACTATGAAAGGGTTCAGATGCGATGTCACCACTGTCAAAGATTAACACATGCAAAGCCAAGATGCCCCTTTCTCAACAACTCTGAAGGAGCAAGTGAACGTATCTCACCATGCATGTCTATATCTCAGACTCCTAAAACGTTTCAGGTCCTCTCTGAAACTGATCCTCTCTTTGGAGTTTTAAAAGAGGATCAAGTTGGAATCAACCCCATCTCTGGCCGGCCGCGAATTGCTCCTGAGATTCTGCAAGAAATGCGTAATTACTTGCTTGCCTCCAGTAATGAAGATCGTCATGTCCGCGAGCAGAGGGTCATTTCCTCAGTTAAAGAAGCTGAACAGAATCCTATCACACAGAGGTCTACCCTTCAGCTCCTTCCCCCTCCTGTCTTTACTAAAGATCTTGATAAGGGAAAAGGTTTAGTCTTTGGGTACGATAAAGAAGACCTCACTTTGAAGTCTCTCTTCTCAAGCTCGCAACCTAAGCTTATGGCTTCGGCAATAGCAGCGGGGAGTTCTATAATAAACCCTACAACAAACGTCTTCTGTCGCTTGACTCTGCAAAATCCTCAAGCCTCTATGTTCCTACCGTCAAGCTCTCAGACACAACAGCCTAGCTCTCAGACACAACAGCCTAGCTCTCTGTTTCAACAGTCAAACTCTCCTCTAATCTTCTCAGCTAAGGCGCCAATCACTAAGGTTTATAGTAAAAGGAAGCCCGGAAGATATAGAAAGGTTCAGAGAACTCAGAAAAAATCTCAGGAAGTATCAGAGGTCTCTGGTGACTTGGCACGACCAGAAGGAAACTCGCAGAAGAAGAGGAAGGCAGAAGGTGATTTGGGAGGTGCATCCAAAGCTGCTAAGAGCAATGCATCATTGATGGTCCCGCGTGAGGGACCGTCCAACGCCTAAGATGAGTATCATCAGTTGGAACTGTCGGGGAGTGGGTCGTCCTCAGGAACTGACAGTCCAAAGACTCACGGAATTGCGACGTACGCTTTTCCCTGAGATCCTTTTTCTTATGGAAACAATGAACTCTCGGAATACTCTAGTAGATCTTCAAGTATGGTTGGGTTATGATAGTCTGTACACTGTAGACCCTGTAAATACTTCTGGTGGTCTTGCTCTTTTTTGGAAAAGCAGTGTAGATGTAAATATCATGTATGCagacaagaatattttggatgttCAAGTATTATATGAAGATAAGCAGTTCTATTTGTCGTGTATATATGGTAACCCTATCATTAGCCTCCGTCACATTGTTTGGGAACGTCTAACCCGCTTTGGTATTAACCGGAAGAGTAGCTGGTGTATGGTCGGTGATTTTAATGAGATCTTAAATAACTCAGAAAAGATTGGTGGCCCTAGAAGAAATGACAACACGTTTTTGCCTTTTGCCTCTATGTTGGAGGCTTGTGATATGACTGAACTGCCTAGCTCGGGGAACAGTTTCACATGGGGAGGTGCAAGGGGAAACTTGTATATTCATTCTAAGTTGGATAGAGCTTTTGGTAACAAAGGATGGTTTTCTCAATTCCCTGCTGCAAATCAACGGTTTCTTGCAAAGCGTGGATCAGATCATCGTCCTGTGCTGATAAAGCTAATATCCTCTCAAGACTCTTATAAAGGATCCTTTCGTTTTGATAGAAGAATGCTTCATAAACCTTTAGTTAGAGAAGCTATTTTGAAGGCATGGAATTCTCCCGGTTTCCATAATTTCCCTCCAGTGTCTTCTCGTCTCAGTCAATGTAGGAAAGCGCTTAGTCAGTGGAAAAAGAATTCCTCAGCAAACTCTCATCTTCGGATTATCAAACTTCAAGATGATCTTGAGAAGGAGCAGTCTTCTTTAGTTCCTTCTACTCAAAAGATTTTTGCACTCAAGAAAGATCTTCTCTTGGCTTATAGAGATGAGGAAAacttttggaaacaaaaaagcAAAGATGATTGGATTCTTCATGGAGATGGGAACTCTAAGGTCTTTCATGCTGCTGTTAAAATTTCAAGAGCTAAGAATTCAATCGCAAAGCTTTATGATAAAGATGGCAGAGTTCAAAGGTCTGAGGCTTCTAAAGGTCAGGTTGCCATTGACTACTTTAAGGATCTTTTTAAATCTTCTAACTCAGAAGATTACAGGTCCTTGCTTAGAAACCTTCAGCCTAAGGTTACTGGAAGAATGAATCATTTTCTTACTCAAAAAGTTTCTCCGGATGAAGTTAAAGAAGCTGTTTTTTCTATCAGACCTGATAGTGCTCCTGGAGCGGATGGGATGTCTGGTTTCTTTTTTCAATCATACTGGGACATCGTGGGTGAACAGATCACTAATGAAGTCCTGTTCTTTTTTGAAACTGGAGTGATGCCTTCGGAATGGAATTATACACAGATTTGCTTAATTCCTAAGAAGACTAATGCCTCTCTCATGTCTGATCTTCGGCCTATTAGTCTTTGCTCTGTTTTGTACAAAACAATATCTAAGATTATGGCATCTCGGCTCAAGACTTGTCTACCTGATATTGTCTCGCCTACTCAATCAGCTTTTGTCTCTGATCGGCTTATCTCTGACAACATTATCATGGCGCATGAAGCGATCCATAGCCTCCGCTCTCATGACTATATCTCCAGGAATTTCATGGCGGCTAAGACAGATATGTCTAAAGCGTTTGATAGAGTTGAATGGAATTACTTGGAAGCTCTTCTTTTAGCCTTGGGATTTGATGTTAAGTGGGTATCTTGGATTATGTCTTGCGTTTCTACGGTTAAATATTCTGTGCTTGTAAATGGTCAATCATATGGTTTCATCTCTCCAGAGCGTGGACTGCGTCAAGGTGATCCGATCTCTCCCTTCTTGTTCGTTCTCTGTGCTGAAGGTCTCTCTCATATGCTTAACCAAGCATCGGATAATGGATCTCTGCAAGGCATTCAATTCTCTGTTGAAGGGCCAGCTattcatcatttgttttttgCAGACGACAGTCTGTTTCTCTTCAAGGCTGACTTGCTTCAATGTCGTGTCTTTCAAGAGATCTTCAACAAATATGAAGTAGCTACAGGCCAGATCATAAACCTGGAAAAATCCTCTCTTACTTTTGGAAAGAACATAGATATTAATTTGAAAGAGGAGATACAAGTTCAGTTGGGGATTTTCTCTGAAGGAGGTGCTGGTACATACTTAGGCCTTCCTGAATGTTTTAGTGGTTCTAAGGTTGAACTCCTCAATTACATTCAGGACAAGATGAAGGGGAGGATGTCTGGTTGGTACTCAAAATTTCTTTCTCAGGCAGGGAaggaaattatattaaaatcgGTAGCTTTAGCAATGCCTATTCATGCAATGAGTTGTTTTCGACTTCCTAAAACAACTTGCAGGAATTTGACTGCGGCTATGGCAACGTTTTGGTGGTGCTCTCAGGAAGATAAAGGGAAAATTCATTGGCTTAGTTGGGATAAGTTATGTGTCCCTAAAGATCGTGGAGGAATGGGGTTTAAAGATATAGAAATCTTTAATCAATCTCTTTTAGCCAAACAAGCTTGGAGAattctctcttctccctcttCCCTTCTAGGCAGTTTTCTAAAGAGCAGATATTTTCCCAATAAATCCTTTTTATCTGCTCCTTTAGGATCTAGACCCTCTTATGCTTGGAGAAGTATTCTATATGGGAGAGAGCTTCTAGTTAAGGGGCTGAGACATATGGTGGGAGATGGATGTTCTTTATCGGTTTGGTCCTCTCCATGGTTGGTGGATGGGGATAGAATGCGTATACCGCTCATGAAGAATATCCTCGTTGATCTCAACCTCAGAGTATGTGATCTGTTACTGCCCAACTCTCATAACTGGAACATCTCAGCGCTGGAAGATAACTTTTATCCTCAAGATATAGAGATCATTCTCAAGATCAAACCTGTTATTTCATCGCCAGATTTTTACATCTGGAATCACTCTCGCTCAGGGGATTATACAGTTAGGTCTGGTTACTGGTTTGCTGAAAAGGAAGCAAACAAAGAAGCTTTTGTATCAGGAAGTTTGCTACCATCCTTGAATGGTATAAAGGATCGTATTTGGTCACTTGATACTGCTCCTAAAATCAAAATCTTCTTGTGGAAAGTTATCAGTGGA of the Brassica rapa cultivar Chiifu-401-42 chromosome A03, CAAS_Brap_v3.01, whole genome shotgun sequence genome contains:
- the LOC103856891 gene encoding uncharacterized protein LOC103856891 — its product is MSHLILELPRRWQKANTVRGFALTKERFQFVFMHEHDLNEILDKGIQTFDDWGLAIERWVERPSSGFLQYVSIWVRISNIPVNHYTKKAISDLGDLVGHVEEVAFDPDKPQRQSYVRVKIRFHVSKPLKKTRIINLPGGDQTTINYYYERVQMRCHHCQRLTHAKPRCPFLNNSEGASERISPCMSISQTPKTFQVLSETDPLFGVLKEDQVGINPISGRPRIAPEILQEMRNYLLASSNEDRHVREQRVISSVKEAEQNPITQRSTLQLLPPPVFTKDLDKGKGLVFGYDKEDLTLKSLFSSSQPKLMASAIAAGSSIINPTTNVFCRLTLQNPQASMFLPSSSQTQQPSSQTQQPSSLFQQSNSPLIFSAKAPITKVYSKRKPGRYRKVQRTQKKSQEVSEVSGDLARPEGNSQKKRKAEGDLGGASKAAKSNASLMVPREGPSNA